A single window of Providencia alcalifaciens DNA harbors:
- a CDS encoding xanthine dehydrogenase family protein molybdopterin-binding subunit, whose translation MSNNHVGLSRRHFLKCAVVAGISCYIAPLYSRAFDVLFEEKILQAPDWNPVDKKIKFRIDGYAKVQGEKVFARDIRARDIPHWPKQQGHAFLLRVTQADKIYEGFNLERLNDGLMPDRIVTASDLEKDGVAFPEFYGEDLLLPTGKTPAYLGQAVALLIYHDFAKFSFAKETLKFHDDVIQYGAYTGPLQRDPWGTYRGVRIGGETPFSPDTYSSMKDMPISPIGMKKHLPIWPEGREGGKLDQEGMYYADELAKQLENPPEDWLVIKRKYFSQSIDTSALEPDNANGWYDAKTQSFHLVIPTQSPQEVAASLPEMLAKSKFPIKQIFLHPCFTVGYGSKDHTPFPYYGAMATLYGDGVPIRLANDRYEQFQSTIKRHAFDMDYTLAVNKKTHKIEALSASFIGDGGGRCNFTPSVVMVAATGAQAIYYIPRSDLSAVGIASRAVDAGSARGYGTLQAMAATDMIMEEAAKLLKADPIEFRLNNIIKSGMKNTQGAIPGGAIRADEVLTRCAEHPMWKERAKRKADFEAKNAGKLFGTGISCVQKDFGTGAESSFARVELTPEGKIAIYHSGAEIGTGMSTSQAVVCAKWLGKPAEEAHFSVVDWSVLPMISTGNPFAMAQDEQERLATNPLWTPNYCSPASASNSAYYFTHSTEEAARLVFEYGLWPAAMSIWQEGIGGGQAAPLVVRREDARWVANGLTADGLEVLSLQRLIDRTFEMGGLTGAVCHVFNRWEWAEADFKINDETRRLPVDGLSLRFANKDYQVWHRQKAYYPDTQRNNAGVTYYSAVATLSELAIDKATGHVELLDHHTVVECGNLIVPQLVSGQIQGGLAMGIGHALHEYLPLYEDGPGNGTWNFNRYHLPLANDVAVWKQTSEILPGLSDTDPPKGVAEVVMIPVVSSIVNAIADATGHHFLSLPVRPNDILEVLS comes from the coding sequence ATGAGCAATAACCATGTCGGACTATCCCGCAGACACTTTCTAAAATGTGCTGTTGTTGCGGGGATCTCTTGTTATATCGCCCCTTTGTATAGCCGAGCTTTTGATGTGCTATTCGAGGAAAAAATTCTTCAGGCTCCCGATTGGAACCCTGTTGATAAAAAAATCAAATTCCGAATTGATGGCTATGCCAAAGTGCAAGGTGAAAAAGTCTTTGCAAGAGATATTCGAGCCCGCGATATCCCTCATTGGCCCAAACAACAAGGGCATGCCTTTCTTCTACGCGTCACCCAAGCCGATAAAATCTACGAAGGTTTTAACCTCGAACGACTTAATGATGGTTTGATGCCTGACCGTATTGTCACCGCCAGTGATTTAGAAAAAGATGGCGTCGCCTTCCCTGAATTCTATGGTGAAGATTTACTGTTACCAACAGGAAAAACCCCTGCTTACTTAGGGCAAGCCGTCGCATTACTGATTTATCATGATTTTGCCAAGTTTAGCTTCGCCAAAGAGACACTCAAATTCCACGATGATGTCATCCAATATGGTGCTTACACGGGACCATTACAGCGAGATCCTTGGGGAACTTATCGCGGGGTTCGTATCGGCGGAGAAACACCATTCTCGCCTGATACATACTCCAGCATGAAAGATATGCCTATCTCCCCGATTGGTATGAAAAAGCATCTCCCAATCTGGCCTGAAGGTCGTGAAGGTGGAAAGCTAGATCAAGAAGGCATGTATTATGCGGATGAACTCGCCAAACAGTTAGAAAATCCGCCGGAAGATTGGCTGGTTATCAAGCGTAAATATTTTTCGCAATCTATTGATACCTCGGCGCTCGAACCCGATAACGCCAATGGCTGGTACGATGCCAAAACACAATCATTCCATTTAGTGATCCCAACACAGTCCCCGCAAGAAGTTGCCGCATCACTGCCTGAAATGCTCGCAAAATCCAAATTCCCGATAAAGCAAATATTCTTACATCCTTGCTTTACAGTGGGTTATGGCTCAAAAGATCACACTCCATTCCCTTATTATGGTGCAATGGCAACTCTGTATGGTGATGGCGTTCCGATCCGCCTAGCCAACGACCGTTATGAACAGTTCCAATCTACCATCAAACGCCATGCGTTTGACATGGACTACACTCTCGCGGTCAATAAGAAAACCCATAAAATTGAAGCACTTTCCGCCTCATTTATTGGGGATGGCGGCGGTCGATGTAACTTTACGCCTTCCGTTGTGATGGTTGCTGCCACTGGAGCCCAAGCCATCTACTATATTCCTCGTAGTGACTTATCGGCTGTGGGTATCGCTTCTCGCGCGGTTGATGCGGGATCTGCCCGTGGTTATGGTACGTTACAGGCCATGGCTGCCACTGACATGATCATGGAAGAAGCCGCCAAATTACTCAAGGCCGACCCTATTGAGTTTCGCCTGAATAACATCATCAAGTCAGGAATGAAAAATACCCAAGGGGCTATCCCCGGTGGCGCAATTCGTGCGGATGAAGTGCTAACCCGTTGCGCTGAGCACCCAATGTGGAAAGAAAGAGCGAAACGTAAAGCCGACTTTGAAGCTAAAAATGCAGGCAAATTATTTGGTACCGGCATTTCTTGCGTTCAAAAAGACTTCGGTACAGGTGCTGAATCCTCCTTTGCGCGCGTTGAACTCACACCTGAAGGGAAAATAGCCATTTATCATAGTGGTGCAGAGATTGGTACGGGGATGTCTACATCCCAAGCAGTGGTCTGCGCCAAGTGGTTAGGTAAGCCAGCGGAAGAAGCCCATTTCTCGGTTGTAGATTGGTCAGTTCTGCCGATGATTTCGACAGGAAACCCATTTGCGATGGCGCAAGATGAGCAAGAACGCCTCGCCACTAACCCGCTCTGGACACCGAATTACTGCTCCCCAGCCAGCGCCAGTAACTCCGCTTATTATTTCACCCATAGTACGGAAGAAGCTGCTCGATTGGTCTTTGAATATGGTCTGTGGCCTGCGGCAATGTCAATTTGGCAAGAAGGCATTGGTGGTGGGCAAGCAGCTCCGCTCGTGGTTCGTCGTGAAGATGCCCGTTGGGTCGCCAATGGACTCACCGCTGATGGGCTAGAAGTGCTTAGCTTACAACGCTTAATCGACCGTACATTTGAGATGGGTGGTTTAACTGGCGCAGTTTGCCATGTCTTTAACCGCTGGGAGTGGGCAGAAGCTGATTTCAAAATTAATGATGAAACCCGCCGCCTTCCTGTTGATGGTCTTTCCCTGCGATTTGCAAACAAAGATTATCAAGTGTGGCATCGCCAAAAAGCGTATTACCCTGATACTCAAAGAAACAATGCTGGCGTTACCTATTACAGCGCCGTCGCTACCTTATCCGAACTTGCCATTGATAAGGCCACTGGTCATGTTGAATTGCTCGACCACCACACCGTGGTTGAATGCGGAAACTTAATTGTTCCTCAATTGGTTTCAGGACAAATCCAAGGTGGATTAGCGATGGGTATTGGTCATGCGCTCCATGAATATTTACCTCTCTACGAAGATGGACCCGGAAATGGAACGTGGAACTTTAACCGTTACCACTTACCCCTCGCAAATGATGTTGCGGTTTGGAAACAAACTAGCGAAATCCTGCCGGGGTTATCCGATACCGACCCACCAAAAGGGGTCGCTGAAGTTGTTATGATCCCTGTCGTTTCTTCCATCGTCAATGCGATTGCTGATGCAACAGGGCACCATTTCTTGAGTCTGCCTGTTCGCCCTAACGATATTCTAGAGGTATTATCATGA
- a CDS encoding nucleotidyltransferase family protein, translating to MNIGILILAAGKSERFQRTGGEGSKLNYRIDQQTVFEKTLINSMNSELPIHVITRADNVGVINNCLHFNIPFSVLNSHGLGESIALGVKNTSNWSGWLIQLGDMPYISHEIFIRVANELKNYSLVRPVYKNIPGHPVGISEKHRQNLLNLSGDDGAKSILRHQLVYEMQINDENVIKDIDYLPNKN from the coding sequence ATGAATATAGGTATATTAATATTAGCTGCAGGGAAAAGTGAGCGTTTTCAACGTACTGGTGGTGAAGGAAGTAAATTAAATTATCGAATTGACCAACAAACTGTGTTCGAAAAAACGCTTATAAATTCAATGAATAGTGAATTACCTATTCATGTGATCACTCGTGCTGATAATGTGGGTGTCATTAACAATTGTTTACACTTTAATATTCCCTTTTCCGTATTAAATAGCCATGGGCTAGGGGAATCGATTGCGTTAGGCGTAAAAAATACCTCCAATTGGAGTGGCTGGTTAATTCAACTGGGGGATATGCCATATATTTCTCACGAAATATTTATTCGAGTTGCGAACGAATTAAAAAATTATTCATTAGTGCGGCCTGTATATAAAAACATACCGGGGCACCCTGTCGGAATATCAGAAAAACATCGACAAAATTTGCTTAATTTATCGGGCGATGATGGCGCAAAATCAATATTACGTCATCAATTGGTTTACGAAATGCAGATAAATGATGAGAATGTCATTAAAGATATTGATTATCTTCCGAATAAAAACTAA
- a CDS encoding XdhC family protein — MLREDISVISQAIKWATDEPVWLCTVLNTYGSSPRSPGSLLVAKGNGMYVGSLSGGCIEEDFLQRIQQGHYLKDSQVVRYGQGGVEAKVNLPCEGSLDVLIEYLPCNPHSHQYLSQIQTALLGYTAIIKKLTLPQRSEITTVPNSQHPTHIERNGDEIQFYIMAPPKLIIAGISNVGVYCANFAVTLGFEVILCEHRDDELLRFARQITEQVEIKKIFPARFLEENPSASNTAIVSLTHDPRIDDLTLMEAVNTSAFYIGAMGSTRTSAKRRERLLNSGGLTLEMLEQIHAPIGIPIGSKTPPEIALAIMADIVAHKNGRG, encoded by the coding sequence ATGCTACGTGAAGATATTTCCGTGATTTCTCAAGCAATTAAGTGGGCAACGGATGAGCCAGTCTGGTTATGCACGGTGCTGAATACGTATGGTTCATCGCCGCGAAGCCCTGGCTCTTTATTGGTTGCTAAAGGGAATGGGATGTACGTAGGTTCTCTCTCTGGAGGCTGTATTGAAGAGGATTTTCTGCAACGAATTCAGCAAGGTCATTATTTAAAAGATAGCCAAGTTGTTCGCTATGGTCAGGGCGGGGTGGAAGCCAAAGTCAATTTACCTTGTGAAGGGAGTTTAGATGTTCTTATCGAATATTTACCCTGTAACCCACATTCTCATCAATACCTCTCACAGATCCAAACAGCACTGCTCGGTTATACCGCCATCATTAAAAAATTGACGTTACCTCAGCGAAGTGAAATCACGACGGTACCAAACTCACAACATCCCACCCATATTGAGCGCAATGGCGATGAGATCCAGTTTTATATCATGGCTCCACCCAAACTGATTATTGCGGGTATCTCCAATGTCGGCGTTTACTGCGCTAATTTTGCAGTTACATTAGGCTTTGAAGTGATTCTTTGTGAGCATCGCGATGACGAATTGTTGCGCTTTGCTAGGCAAATTACAGAGCAAGTTGAGATTAAAAAAATATTCCCTGCACGTTTTTTAGAAGAGAATCCAAGCGCATCCAATACCGCCATTGTGTCTTTGACTCACGACCCTCGCATTGATGATTTAACATTAATGGAAGCAGTGAACACATCTGCATTTTATATTGGCGCAATGGGGTCAACGCGAACGAGTGCTAAGCGCCGAGAGCGTTTGTTAAACTCAGGAGGATTAACGCTTGAAATGCTAGAGCAAATCCATGCGCCTATCGGTATTCCAATTGGCAGTAAAACGCCACCAGAGATTGCGTTAGCGATTATGGCAGACATAGTGGCGCATAAGAATGGGCGGGGTTAA